The genomic region CGAATCCCCACATTCCTTTGGGCCTCAACATGGTAGCGCCTTGGACTGTCAGTTGCCGGATGCTTTTCCCAAGTATTGTCAGGCAAGGACGCCATTCCAGTTAGTTTTGAACGGTCCTCGGTACCACCATGGGCCTTGAGCTCAAATTGCACATCTCCTTGCTGCCACTGATCAGATGACTCCTGTATAACATCTGCCACATTGAAGTACTCTGCCGGTTTAGCGAGAATTTGCACCGCCGAAGCAAGTCCATCAACTACAGCCATACCATTCGGACCTCCTTCTGCATGCTCTTCTTTCCTGCCTGTCTGTTTAATCGGTTTGCACATGACACTATTGTTTGGAATTGGAGTCTGGACAGGCAGTAGACCATGCTGGCTCTTGTCTGATTTCTTGACCTGCCGAGGCCCTGAGAGGCTACTAGCTGCATCATGTACTTCCTTGGCCGGTACTGCCCACTCCCGGTTTACTGATGCAAGTGGAACATCATCAAGCATTATATTACCCACAATAAGACCTGTAACAGAAGTAACCTTGGCAGGAATTATAGAACTATTGATGGCAATACATGGAACATGGGTTTTCTGCATACTCAGGACTTCTGTAGAATTCTTCTCATTAAACACAGGTGGCGCTGCAGGCCTAACTGAATTAAAGTTCCTCCTGCTGCTCTTGTTTCTGGTCAAGAGGTCGCCATGATTTTTAGCTTCAGCACACTTCGTGTCTGCAGGTATCTCCCTATCTGTTATATTTCTCTCCCATGAACCAAAATGCATTTGCCTGTGCTCCATTGGCCAGTGTTCTGGAGTACTGTTGTCATGTGACAGTGAGTTGAGGGAAATGTGTTCCATCATGTTAACCTGTGTGCTCTTGGCTGAAGACCTGAAATTATAACCTTTACTAACACCTGAAGTATTTGATTCTGCACTGGAACCAATAGAAACTTCACTAATCTTGACTCCAGCTACTGGCTGAGGCGCATTATGACCATCAGCAGAGACAATACAACATGTATCTGCCACTGAACTAGCACATTTAGCAGTCACATCATCTCGCGTTTTTGGTTTGCAGTACATATCTGCGTCTGGGGGTGCATCATTGGACTTCTGACTCTGTATTGATTGATACCTCCTCAATTCTTCCAGTTTTGCAATAGCATTTATATTTTGTTGACTAATCCACTTCTCCGCGTCCTGTAGTTGTTTCGCAGCTTGAGCAGACAAATATCTCATTCTGGAATGCTGAATGCACCAAAAAAACACTAGTTAAACAACAACCATGGCACAAGAAACTCTTAGCAACATTATTGCAGTATTTGCTTGCCAATTATAAACATTTCATTTCTGTGTGTGTGTGCCACTTTGTTGGGCACTCTATTAAAGCATCTGCAGGTAATAGAAGTGGAATGACATTATAATAAAAAGGATGTGCTTAAACAAAATTTGTGGAACTCTATTACATACATGAAAGAATCACACTGTACAGGGACAGAGAGTAACTCTTGGAAGATTGGTATCTACATCAGCAAGACTGCAAGGTCTAATAGAGATAAATGAATTAATCGAGTAAAGAGCATTACTGGAAGGACTTTAGGAGTGGCAGAAACATTTCTAATATCAAGGTTTACAGGACTGGGTTCTCGGGTCCAAGTTTGACGAAACAAACGCTACATGAAACCTTAATGCGATAAAGAAACATGACATCCGTCGCCAGGTAGATGCCATGGAAAATTTTGTGCAGCAGAAGTGACATACACACTGAATAAGTCATAGTGTCCAAACCTCCCTGGACGCTCACCTGCCTACCGCTAACCCTAGTATGAACACTTCAATCAAATTGTACAGGTACAGAAGAAAAAGGATGTTTTGCAGTTTTTTTATCTTTCTATGCATCTCATTACTCATGAGTTTCCGTGTAAGAAATAATCACAGAAATCGGCAACTACTCCAATTTTGTCAGAGGACAATACCTAAGGAGACAAAAACCACATACCTGGTCTTCACAGTGAAGCCAATTTGGCTCCTTATCAGCGACTGTCACATGTGGCTGCTGTGAGGTGTTCCTAGAAAGAAGTTGGTCTTGTTGAGCATCTACCATAAGAACTCCTCGCAAAGAGTCAACTATGGAGTGCTCTTCACATCCATGTCCAGTAATACGAGATGGCATGTCCTGAGCAGAACCATCAAGCATGTTTCTTGAGATATCGCTTCTTCCATATGCATGGCGATCAGCAGATTTGCCAACTTTTCCAGCTTGGCTGAATTCAGTAACTTGTTTTTCTGACAGACAAACAACAGTTACACCCTTATCAGGCCCATTTGATGGATTAGTTGACACAGAACTGCTGCTTTGAGAAACAGAATTAAGCCTGTCAAAGGCAGGACCAGTCTCACTGGTGGAAGCACTGAAGGGAACATATTTTGTCGCAGGATCTTCCTCGACACGGATGATTTTTGGGTGTTTAACCTTGGAGTCCTTGAGTAGAGATGAAGGTAGATTGGACAAGTTAAGGGCACGGAAATTTCTAGCTTTGTTGTTTAGACACTTGATTTTCTCTAATAGAGCCACATCCTTCTTGATGATAGGTTGCTTCTCGATCTCAAGTACATCTGCATGGCCATTCTTGACCTTCCCAAGAACATGGCAAGATTGATTTATGACACAACAATCAGCAGGCATGTGAGCATGAGATATATCCCTCTTGTCTGGATAATACCCACCATGTCCAGTATCCTGCTTTGCTAGTGCCTCCTCGTTGAGCGCGAACTGATCACGATGAGCAAGAGATTCAACAGCAAAGCCAGTCGGGTCAGCATGCTTGTACAGACCATATGGCATCTCTCCACTATGCAATTTTCCATTTTCATCAGGTGGCTGATCAGGAGGACGATGCCAGTAATCCAACAATGGAGGAGGTATACATATATTAGGAACTTGGGGATCATGCAGTTGAGCCTGCTCAGCTCCCCTTATCAACTTTGCAGCAGGAATAGGATCGTCTCCTTTGCAAACATAGTCCATTCTTGAGATAATTTCATGCTCATAACTGCAAGACAAAATTACCTCACCAGTTCCTGTCAAATAAGGATATCTTAGAGAATATCTATCATATTAAAAGGAAATTACATTTACTGAACACAGATTGCTATGATCCTATGATGATATTTGGGGTATGGAATACAAAAGAGTGGGATAGCTCGTAGCATTCATCAAGCGAGTGTATACCAGTTATCGGGTTCTTTCCTTCTTTATCTTGTGTTGCCACAATACCAGAAGCAATAGTTGGCCACCTTCCTGAAATTTGCCCTGTAACAGAAAAGATAATGAGTAGGGAGAACAAATGTGACTGATTAACCATATAGAACGGTTAAAGCTTTTAGCCCCAGAAACTATCAGTTTAGACAGAATTTATGGACACGTCCAACCAAATAAAATACTGGCATATCTATTCTGTTCCAGATAACTTGGTGCCAAACAACAATATGCATTCAGATACAATATAGTGTGAATAAATGAACTACaaacagactttgtgaaaaccaaATGTAATGTTGCACTTTGCCACCTTGTTGACTGTTTGACGCAGAGTTTCTGGAGCCAAGTACTGGGAAATCATCCATACTTAGGCTGAACCCTTTCCCCTGTGATGTAGGTGCCTACATTGGCAAAATTTATTATAAGAAAATCCTCAGTTAATTGCCAACTTGATTTATAGTAGAGGTGCATACCCGTCTGCCAACAGCTTTCAATGGTGCTTTTAGAACATTACTAAAAGAATCTGGAAAACGAGAAACTTGCAAGCTCCCTGATCTTATCTCTGTGCTTAGAGAATAATTTACGGCCATTGGCAAACTATACGATGGTAAGTCAAGGAAGTCACTTCCAACTGATGATGATGACGTCGAGCTTCCTCGGGAAGAAGGACGATCATCAATGTGGCTAGGTGAACCAGAAGCTCCATCGTTCTTGGGATTCAGAAGCAAAGGTGAAGCCCATGCATTTGATGCTGGGAGCATTGATTTGCCGCCCCAAGTGGTCGTGCCCCTAACATCCATGCAAAATTTCCATCAGACGGCAACAAGAATGAAACATCATCTCAGCTTGCGTAAACAAGGGTTGCCTGGACAGTA from Triticum aestivum cultivar Chinese Spring unplaced genomic scaffold, IWGSC CS RefSeq v2.1 scaffold158793, whole genome shotgun sequence harbors:
- the LOC123176079 gene encoding protein MODIFIER OF SNC1 1-like, with the translated sequence MVAITALADGKRWAGISQTGKPGAKAPKPINLPNQRLDSHGLRSDEIVPKGTTTWGGKSMLPASNAWASPLLLNPKNDGASGSPSHIDDRPSSRGSSTSSSSVGSDFLDLPSYSLPMAVNYSLSTEIRSGSLQVSRFPDSFSNVLKAPLKAVGRRAPTSQGKGFSLSMDDFPVLGSRNSASNSQQGQISGRWPTIASGIVATQDKEGKNPITGTGEVILSCSYEHEIISRMDYVCKGDDPIPAAKLIRGAEQAQLHDPQVPNICIPPPLLDYWHRPPDQPPDENGKLHSGEMPYGLYKHADPTGFAVESLAHRDQFALNEEALAKQDTGHGGYYPDKRDISHAHMPADCCVINQSCHVLGKVKNGHADVLEIEKQPIIKKDVALLEKIKCLNNKARNFRALNLSNLPSSLLKDSKVKHPKIIRVEEDPATKYVPFSASTSETGPAFDRLNSVSQSSSSVSTNPSNGPDKGVTVVCLSEKQVTEFSQAGKVGKSADRHAYGRSDISRNMLDGSAQDMPSRITGHGCEEHSIVDSLRGVLMVDAQQDQLLSRNTSQQPHVTVADKEPNWLHCEDQHSRMRYLSAQAAKQLQDAEKWISQQNINAIAKLEELRRYQSIQSQKSNDAPPDADMYCKPKTRDDVTAKCASSVADTCCIVSADGHNAPQPVAGVKISEVSIGSSAESNTSGVSKGYNFRSSAKSTQVNMMEHISLNSLSHDNSTPEHWPMEHRQMHFGSWERNITDREIPADTKCAEAKNHGDLLTRNKSSRRNFNSVRPAAPPVFNEKNSTEVLSMQKTHVPCIAINSSIIPAKVTSVTGLIVGNIMLDDVPLASVNREWAVPAKEVHDAASSLSGPRQVKKSDKSQHGLLPVQTPIPNNSVMCKPIKQTGRKEEHAEGGPNGMAVVDGLASAVQILAKPAEYFNVADVIQESSDQWQQGDVQFELKAHGGTEDRSKLTGMASLPDNTWEKHPATDSPRRYHVEAQRNVGIRYGYRERAGRGRFFHESPAPSRARWMPKYISHPQSDAQYDGVSEWLQDSHQFLLDNSQGLDSKPIQIADRDAGMDLQGGEGNVGMSFRDENPLIWNETEWEYQPLFPAPHRVGQQHGNTSDDGQRGRGRHSEYRQQHGDASGDGQRGRGRHSEYHYPEPVRSRDATPDIQRNPGGADNHQYPAYLRAGMHTERRYYI